In one Geoglobus acetivorans genomic region, the following are encoded:
- a CDS encoding menaquinone biosynthesis decarboxylase: protein MAYEDLREFIARLEQEGELARITREVSVELEITEIADRAVKQGGKALLFENPKGYSIPVLINAFASDKRIRLALETERLESIGEKLVELARMKPESVLDGLKALSSAKDLVSFIPKKVRNGPVKEVVDHNPNLLKFPILKCWPQDGGRFITFPVVITRDPETDVLNAGMYRMQVFDEKTTGMHWQIHKHGALHYKKLKEMGVDKLEVAVAIGVDPATLYSATAPLPENMSEFMLAGFIRKKRLKMVDCETVDLQVPATAEIVLEGYVKLDEFRTEGPFGDHTGYYTPAEPYPVFHVECVTHRENPIYHATVVGKPPMEDAWLGKATERIFLPMIKMIHPDIVDINLPISATFHNLAIVSIKKRYPGHARKVMFSIWGTGMLSLTKVVIVVDDDVNVHDMNEVMWAVTSRFDPSRDVVVIPDSPLDSLDHASYKPNLGGKLGIDATKKWKEEGYEREWPDVVEMDEDTRRKVDAYWDEIKRMIF from the coding sequence ATGGCCTACGAAGATCTCAGGGAGTTCATTGCCAGACTCGAGCAGGAGGGCGAGCTGGCGAGGATAACGCGTGAGGTTAGCGTTGAGCTTGAAATCACCGAGATTGCTGACAGGGCAGTCAAGCAGGGTGGAAAGGCTCTGCTTTTCGAGAACCCGAAGGGCTATAGCATTCCTGTTTTGATAAACGCATTTGCGAGCGATAAGCGCATCAGGCTCGCCCTTGAGACTGAAAGGCTCGAGAGCATCGGAGAAAAGCTTGTGGAGCTTGCGAGGATGAAGCCCGAGTCGGTCCTCGATGGCCTCAAAGCATTATCCTCGGCAAAGGACCTGGTGAGCTTCATCCCGAAGAAGGTGAGGAATGGACCTGTGAAGGAAGTCGTGGATCACAATCCCAACCTGCTGAAATTCCCGATTCTGAAGTGCTGGCCTCAGGATGGTGGGAGGTTCATAACATTTCCCGTCGTAATCACCAGGGATCCTGAGACAGATGTGCTTAACGCGGGAATGTACAGGATGCAAGTTTTTGATGAAAAGACCACGGGCATGCACTGGCAGATTCACAAGCATGGTGCGCTGCACTACAAAAAGCTGAAGGAGATGGGGGTGGACAAACTTGAGGTTGCCGTTGCAATTGGCGTTGACCCTGCAACGCTCTACTCTGCAACCGCACCGCTGCCGGAGAACATGAGCGAGTTCATGCTCGCGGGCTTCATCAGGAAGAAAAGGCTGAAGATGGTTGATTGCGAGACTGTGGACCTGCAGGTCCCAGCAACGGCAGAAATCGTGCTCGAGGGCTACGTGAAGCTCGATGAATTCAGGACTGAGGGACCTTTCGGTGATCACACCGGCTACTACACGCCGGCAGAGCCGTATCCCGTGTTTCATGTTGAATGCGTAACTCACCGCGAGAACCCGATTTATCATGCTACAGTGGTCGGAAAGCCACCAATGGAGGACGCGTGGCTCGGGAAAGCCACGGAGAGAATATTCCTGCCCATGATAAAGATGATCCACCCTGACATCGTGGACATCAACCTTCCGATCTCGGCTACGTTCCACAATCTGGCCATAGTCTCGATAAAGAAGCGCTATCCGGGGCACGCGAGGAAGGTCATGTTCTCGATATGGGGCACGGGTATGCTCAGCCTGACGAAGGTTGTGATTGTTGTGGACGATGATGTGAATGTGCACGACATGAATGAGGTGATGTGGGCCGTTACGAGCAGGTTTGACCCTTCGAGAGATGTGGTCGTCATTCCAGACTCACCCCTCGACAGCCTTGATCATGCCTCGTACAAACCAAACCTTGGAGGAAAGCTGGGTATTGATGCGACGAAGAAGTGGAAGGAGGAGGGCTACGAGAGGGAGTGGCCCGACGTGGTTGAGATGGATGAGGATACGAGGAGAAAGGTGGATGCCTACTGGGATGAGATAAAGAGAATGATTTTTTGA
- a CDS encoding EVE domain-containing protein, whose protein sequence is MPYCKITENDFEKYKLKPGDKLLIYLKQERDKDEIKEPRIVAVYEAVSEVFRDSSRIFKTPKGMGNETFPLRIRLKPIKIFDKPVEFKPLIPELKFITNKQKWSGHLMGKAMRDIPEDDYRLIVSSAK, encoded by the coding sequence ATGCCCTATTGCAAGATTACAGAGAACGATTTTGAAAAATACAAATTAAAGCCCGGAGATAAACTTCTCATCTACCTCAAACAGGAAAGGGATAAAGACGAAATCAAAGAACCGAGAATTGTTGCAGTTTATGAAGCAGTTTCAGAAGTCTTCAGAGATTCAAGCAGGATTTTCAAAACACCAAAAGGAATGGGAAACGAAACTTTTCCACTCAGAATCAGGCTCAAACCAATCAAAATCTTCGATAAGCCCGTTGAGTTCAAACCTCTAATTCCAGAGCTGAAGTTCATAACCAACAAGCAGAAGTGGAGCGGTCACTTAATGGGCAAGGCGATGAGGGATATTCCTGAGGATGATTACAGGCTGATCGTGAGCTCAGCCAAATAA
- a CDS encoding antitoxin family protein, translated as MSETIEMVYRNGVFKPLRKVKLREGEIVRVEIKETKRVTKRFYSKLEELERKSKKVEGAYRTLEEIRNARY; from the coding sequence GTGAGTGAAACTATCGAAATGGTTTACCGAAATGGTGTTTTCAAGCCTCTCAGGAAAGTTAAGTTAAGGGAGGGAGAAATCGTAAGAGTAGAGATTAAAGAAACGAAGAGAGTAACGAAGAGATTTTACAGTAAGCTTGAGGAACTTGAGAGGAAATCTAAGAAAGTTGAAGGAGCTTACAGAACGTTAGAGGAGATAAGAAATGCTCGTTATTGA
- the rnhB gene encoding ribonuclease HII → MIIAGIDEAGKGPVIGPLVVCGVACDEKLLKKLVDLGVRDSKKLTPKRRKEIAEELKKLVKWEAVVIQPAELDRMMEDRTINEILKETCARIISRLNPDVAFVDSFDVRPERLSAELERLTGKKVVAKHYGEEEPVVAAASIIAKCLRDEMVERLKEKYGDFGSGYASDERTRKWLEERLKNGEVPDIVRRKWKTVDRMMNGLKQKSLYEF, encoded by the coding sequence ATGATAATTGCGGGAATTGACGAGGCAGGAAAGGGTCCGGTTATTGGCCCGCTCGTGGTTTGCGGTGTTGCGTGTGATGAAAAGCTGTTGAAAAAGCTCGTTGATCTTGGAGTCCGGGACTCAAAGAAGCTAACGCCGAAAAGGAGAAAGGAGATCGCTGAGGAGCTGAAAAAACTTGTGAAATGGGAGGCAGTAGTTATTCAGCCAGCAGAACTCGACAGGATGATGGAGGACAGGACAATAAATGAGATCCTGAAGGAAACATGTGCCAGAATCATATCCAGGCTCAATCCTGATGTGGCCTTCGTGGACAGCTTTGACGTCAGGCCTGAAAGGCTCTCTGCAGAGCTTGAAAGGCTGACCGGAAAGAAGGTTGTTGCGAAGCATTATGGTGAAGAAGAGCCTGTTGTTGCTGCTGCCTCGATAATTGCCAAATGCCTCAGAGATGAGATGGTTGAAAGGCTGAAGGAGAAATACGGAGATTTCGGGAGCGGATATGCTTCGGACGAAAGGACAAGGAAGTGGCTGGAGGAGAGGCTGAAAAACGGTGAGGTTCCGGATATAGTTCGAAGGAAGTGGAAGACCGTTGACAGGATGATGAATGGTTTGAAGCAGAAGAGCCTGTATGAGTTCTGA
- a CDS encoding PIN domain-containing protein — translation MRIYMDVCCLNRPFDDQNQDRIRIESEAVLVILTRCLGDWTLVGSEAVDYEISKIPDDERRSKVEVLASISKEKVLVDDEVVKMASEFEKMGLKGIDALHLACAEKSSDILLTTDDDFVRKVKENEDRIKIKVENPVTWLMEVLEDEQR, via the coding sequence ATGCGAATTTACATGGATGTCTGCTGCCTTAACAGGCCATTTGATGATCAAAATCAGGATAGGATCAGAATTGAATCTGAGGCTGTGCTGGTAATCCTTACCAGATGTCTGGGAGACTGGACTCTCGTGGGGAGTGAAGCTGTAGATTACGAAATTTCGAAAATTCCGGACGATGAGAGAAGGAGTAAGGTTGAAGTTCTGGCATCAATTTCAAAAGAAAAAGTTCTCGTGGATGATGAGGTTGTTAAAATGGCTTCAGAGTTTGAAAAAATGGGTTTGAAAGGAATTGATGCTCTGCATTTGGCCTGTGCAGAAAAATCTTCAGATATTCTGCTCACAACAGATGATGATTTCGTGAGAAAAGTTAAAGAAAATGAAGATCGTATTAAGATTAAAGTTGAAAATCCAGTAACTTGGTTAATGGAGGTGCTCGAAGATGAGCAGCGCTAA
- a CDS encoding signal recognition particle protein Srp54 encodes MALDTLKDVVRKIARSSSIDKHLVDEVVKDIQRALIRADVNVRQVKEITDAIRKRALSDEPLKSLNPREHIIKIVYEELLKGVGEGLEIPLEKARIMLVGLQGSGKTTTTAKLAKYFKDRGMKTAVIAADTWRPAAYDQLKQLAETIGVGFYGDRNEKDAVKIVRNGLEELKDYDMIIIDTAGRHALEDELIREMIEIEKVAKPDYKFLVLDAAIGQLASKQAQAFHDAIGIDGIIITKFDGTAKGGGALSAARQIQIPIAFIGSGERVDDLDRFDPAGFISRLLGMGDIKALLEKIERITQEEELDPEKFLKGEFTLKDVYKQIEAMNKMGPIRKIFEMLPLGMSVKVDDDALEMTQEKMKRFRVIMDSMTEEELLNPRVIDGSRIRRIAIGSGTSPQEVKELLKYYNTMKSLMKRMKKGRLPIKGLKMGF; translated from the coding sequence ATGGCTCTCGACACTCTGAAAGACGTTGTCAGAAAAATCGCAAGATCATCCTCAATTGATAAACATCTCGTTGATGAGGTCGTTAAGGACATTCAGAGGGCTTTGATCAGGGCTGATGTTAACGTAAGGCAGGTCAAGGAGATAACCGATGCGATCAGGAAAAGAGCCCTGAGCGATGAACCCCTGAAGAGTCTGAACCCGAGGGAGCACATCATCAAGATCGTTTATGAAGAGCTGCTGAAGGGGGTCGGAGAGGGCCTTGAGATCCCCCTCGAAAAGGCCAGAATAATGCTCGTCGGTCTGCAGGGGAGCGGAAAGACAACAACGACCGCAAAGCTTGCCAAGTACTTCAAGGACAGGGGAATGAAGACCGCCGTTATAGCTGCAGATACCTGGAGGCCCGCTGCCTACGACCAGCTAAAACAGCTTGCAGAAACCATCGGCGTTGGATTTTATGGGGACAGGAATGAGAAGGATGCCGTCAAGATTGTCAGGAACGGGCTTGAGGAGCTGAAGGACTACGACATGATAATAATCGACACCGCAGGAAGGCATGCGCTCGAGGACGAGCTGATTAGGGAGATGATCGAGATCGAGAAGGTTGCAAAGCCTGACTACAAGTTTCTGGTGCTCGACGCTGCAATAGGCCAGCTCGCCTCCAAGCAGGCGCAGGCGTTCCACGATGCGATAGGCATAGACGGGATAATTATAACGAAATTCGACGGAACCGCCAAGGGTGGAGGTGCCCTATCGGCAGCGAGGCAGATTCAGATACCCATAGCATTCATTGGCTCTGGAGAGAGGGTTGACGACCTCGATCGCTTCGATCCTGCCGGCTTTATCTCGAGACTGCTTGGAATGGGGGACATAAAGGCTCTGCTCGAGAAGATAGAGCGGATAACTCAGGAGGAGGAGCTCGACCCGGAGAAGTTCCTCAAGGGGGAGTTCACGCTGAAGGACGTTTACAAGCAGATTGAGGCGATGAACAAGATGGGTCCCATAAGGAAGATATTCGAGATGCTCCCCCTGGGCATGTCGGTGAAGGTTGACGATGACGCCCTGGAAATGACGCAGGAGAAGATGAAGAGGTTCAGGGTTATAATGGACTCTATGACGGAGGAGGAGCTTCTCAACCCCAGGGTAATAGACGGTTCGAGGATAAGGCGCATCGCCATCGGCAGCGGGACGTCCCCGCAGGAGGTCAAGGAGCTGCTGAAGTACTACAACACCATGAAGAGCCTGATGAAGAGGATGAAGAAGGGCAGGCTGCCGATAAAGGGGCTGAAGATGGGGTTCTGA
- a CDS encoding CBS domain-containing protein — protein MNIMNAESLLEVITDEYSIINADETISKVISMLAEYEHERPMLVEKGGEIIGAIREKDLIRGSLMTNPDETKIGRFAAKTGIIRPDELTPEKVARRFIEDSTPFVPVKLDGETGIIRINDFLERIKDEFKGTEIQSVMNPDVITVKTSDGASKALAIMRNHGISRVVVVNSENKVAGIITGKDIIDRVVSLKKDDGLGYLSMKEKEKTLSIPVESIMSQPVVTVKKNDRVVRAIDLMIEKNVSSLVVMENDVAEGIVVKKDFLEYYLRMTTSKEQNVQIVSKGITLRSSEVEGLLEDLDRFLMKFKDSLGTAHLFVYVKKLKRHYRDLPLIYVRMRLRSDQGDFFVTSESWGVEFAVHAALSKLERLVVKDKELVLNRRIAQKIYEEEV, from the coding sequence ATGAACATCATGAATGCTGAAAGCCTTCTGGAGGTTATCACAGACGAGTACAGCATCATCAATGCAGATGAGACAATTTCAAAGGTAATTTCAATGCTGGCCGAATATGAACACGAAAGGCCCATGCTCGTCGAGAAGGGTGGTGAGATTATAGGAGCCATAAGAGAAAAAGACCTGATCAGAGGCAGCCTGATGACAAACCCCGATGAGACGAAAATCGGAAGATTTGCCGCAAAAACTGGAATCATTCGTCCTGACGAACTGACCCCGGAAAAAGTGGCAAGAAGATTTATAGAGGATTCCACGCCATTTGTTCCTGTAAAACTTGACGGAGAAACAGGGATAATACGTATTAATGATTTCCTGGAAAGGATAAAGGATGAATTCAAAGGTACTGAAATCCAGAGTGTTATGAATCCAGACGTTATCACTGTTAAAACGAGCGATGGTGCATCAAAAGCCTTAGCAATCATGAGAAATCACGGCATAAGCAGAGTTGTTGTAGTCAACAGCGAAAATAAGGTTGCAGGAATCATCACCGGCAAAGACATAATAGACCGAGTTGTATCTCTTAAAAAAGACGATGGACTTGGGTATTTAAGTATGAAGGAAAAGGAGAAGACGCTTTCAATACCGGTAGAGAGCATAATGAGTCAACCGGTTGTAACAGTCAAGAAAAACGACAGGGTTGTCAGAGCAATCGACCTGATGATAGAGAAGAATGTTTCGAGCCTCGTGGTCATGGAAAACGATGTGGCGGAGGGGATCGTTGTTAAGAAGGACTTTCTGGAATACTATCTCAGGATGACCACGTCAAAAGAACAAAATGTACAGATTGTCTCCAAGGGAATAACTCTGAGAAGCTCTGAAGTGGAAGGACTTCTGGAGGACCTGGACAGATTTTTAATGAAATTCAAGGATTCTCTCGGGACGGCCCATCTATTTGTATATGTGAAAAAGCTCAAGCGACATTACAGAGATCTGCCCCTCATCTACGTGAGAATGAGGCTCAGAAGTGACCAGGGGGACTTCTTTGTTACAAGTGAATCCTGGGGCGTAGAATTTGCAGTCCATGCTGCCCTCAGCAAATTAGAAAGGCTGGTCGTAAAGGACAAAGAGCTTGTACTCAATAGGAGAATCGCGCAGAAAATTTACGAAGAGGAAGTTTGA
- a CDS encoding MBL fold metallo-hydrolase, which produces MEIRFAKIFSPYPVGDTNVYIINHEIVVDAGINLPESINDLKNELEKSDMDFENSTLILTHPHVDHFGSAYMFKKVYAHEIACERVHDAEKSYFELIYHHFGEEGMPLEVSRKMKENALKEYSKLIRPCKNCSKVGKKIRAGDDEFEVIHIPGHSFSHIALYNEEHGVLFSGDTLLNGITPNPVIEPDGRYNRKPVLQHYLRTLGYLYGLEIEKVFPGHRKHIENHRKLISDYLDGFERRSIEIFKLCKGKTAYEIAVEHFREKDQLFLAMSEVIAHLDFLHDNGFVEKTDGAYTARGEVRELEELWKEVKAEILQ; this is translated from the coding sequence ATGGAAATCAGATTTGCAAAAATTTTCAGCCCCTATCCCGTGGGAGATACCAACGTGTACATAATAAACCACGAAATCGTTGTTGATGCGGGAATTAACCTCCCCGAGTCCATCAATGATCTCAAAAATGAACTTGAAAAATCGGATATGGACTTTGAAAATTCCACGCTCATACTCACGCACCCCCATGTTGACCATTTTGGTTCGGCATATATGTTCAAAAAGGTATACGCTCACGAAATCGCCTGTGAGAGAGTCCACGATGCTGAAAAAAGCTATTTTGAACTCATATACCATCACTTTGGAGAGGAAGGGATGCCGTTGGAGGTATCCAGGAAAATGAAGGAGAACGCCCTCAAGGAGTACTCAAAACTGATACGCCCGTGCAAAAATTGCTCCAAAGTGGGGAAAAAGATCAGGGCTGGAGACGATGAATTTGAGGTTATACACATTCCGGGTCACTCGTTCTCCCACATTGCGCTGTATAATGAGGAGCATGGCGTTCTGTTCTCGGGAGATACACTTCTCAACGGCATCACCCCAAATCCGGTGATAGAGCCCGACGGCAGATATAACAGAAAGCCCGTTCTCCAGCATTATCTGCGGACGCTCGGATACCTTTACGGGCTTGAAATAGAGAAAGTTTTCCCAGGTCACAGAAAACACATAGAAAACCACCGAAAACTCATCTCAGACTATCTCGACGGATTCGAGAGAAGGAGCATCGAAATCTTCAAACTCTGTAAAGGGAAAACTGCTTACGAAATAGCAGTGGAGCATTTCAGGGAGAAGGATCAGCTTTTTTTGGCAATGTCGGAGGTCATAGCCCATCTGGACTTCCTGCACGATAACGGGTTCGTTGAAAAAACAGATGGAGCGTACACTGCAAGAGGCGAAGTCAGAGAACTCGAAGAACTGTGGAAAGAAGTAAAAGCAGAGATACTGCAGTAA
- a CDS encoding ATP-binding cassette domain-containing protein, with translation MYPSGQKGLEGVRGRIEESCFISGATGKGKSTLLRTFNGLIPDFYAGVFRGKVRVLGEKPSAKIAYLVMQNPYEQITSLRVIDELVFPSVQGGANYRDAKKDAESLAEEMGIGHLLERTTHTLSTGELQIVEILSAILSKKKVLLMDEPFAHLSTRNVRGLIKIIGDLFTIISDHRVEFRELFPQHMDLGVDRVDYPDVQAEIGDVIFDGLLTLKKGEIIAVIGDNGSGKTTMLKKLAEEMKKAKVDFGIVLQNPNYHLTEGTVIQEVGDEWVLRDFGLEGLKDRHPHALSYGQAKRVSIARVFRRDILLLDEPTAGQDTSFRRKLIHLLRGYGKTAVIATHDERLAKCCDRVVRL, from the coding sequence GTGTATCCCAGCGGGCAGAAAGGGCTGGAGGGTGTTAGGGGCAGGATAGAAGAAAGCTGCTTCATTTCCGGGGCTACGGGAAAGGGGAAAAGCACACTGCTGAGAACTTTCAACGGTCTGATTCCGGATTTTTATGCGGGTGTATTCAGGGGGAAGGTAAGAGTTCTGGGAGAGAAACCAAGTGCTAAGATAGCATATCTGGTGATGCAGAATCCCTATGAGCAGATAACATCTCTGAGAGTGATTGATGAGCTTGTATTTCCCTCAGTGCAGGGTGGTGCGAACTACCGGGATGCAAAAAAAGATGCTGAATCTCTTGCCGAGGAGATGGGAATCGGACATCTGCTCGAAAGAACCACGCATACTCTCTCGACAGGTGAACTGCAGATCGTGGAAATACTCTCCGCAATTCTTTCTAAAAAGAAAGTCCTTCTCATGGATGAGCCTTTTGCCCATTTGAGCACCAGAAATGTCAGGGGCCTCATAAAAATTATTGGAGACCTTTTTACCATAATTTCTGACCACAGGGTTGAGTTCAGGGAGCTATTTCCCCAGCACATGGATCTTGGTGTTGACAGGGTGGATTATCCTGATGTTCAGGCAGAAATTGGTGATGTAATCTTTGACGGCCTGCTCACGTTGAAAAAAGGCGAAATTATTGCTGTAATCGGGGATAATGGTTCGGGAAAAACAACAATGCTGAAAAAACTGGCAGAAGAGATGAAAAAAGCGAAAGTGGATTTTGGAATCGTTCTCCAGAACCCAAATTATCATCTGACTGAAGGAACTGTCATTCAGGAGGTGGGTGATGAGTGGGTTCTCAGAGATTTTGGTCTTGAGGGGTTGAAAGACCGGCATCCACACGCTCTGAGCTATGGTCAGGCCAAGCGTGTCAGTATTGCGAGAGTATTCAGACGCGACATCCTGCTTCTCGACGAGCCAACAGCCGGGCAGGACACATCTTTCAGGCGCAAACTGATACATCTGCTGAGAGGCTATGGAAAGACTGCCGTAATAGCGACCCATGATGAACGTCTTGCAAAATGCTGTGACAGGGTTGTCAGACTATGA
- a CDS encoding HEPN domain-containing protein codes for MPEYEKFLERAYEALESARILFENGKYNAAVSQAYYSMFYASKALLSVKGRHPKTHKGVVSELGLRFVSEGYIDEIYGKILSKGM; via the coding sequence ATGCCAGAGTATGAGAAATTTCTGGAGAGGGCTTATGAGGCCCTCGAATCTGCAAGAATTTTGTTTGAGAACGGGAAATACAATGCGGCAGTGAGTCAGGCCTACTACTCAATGTTCTATGCCTCGAAAGCTCTTCTCAGTGTGAAGGGAAGACATCCAAAAACACACAAAGGAGTTGTTTCGGAGCTTGGGCTGAGATTCGTCAGTGAGGGATACATAGATGAGATCTATGGAAAAATCCTTTCGAAAGGTATGTAG
- a CDS encoding antitoxin VapB family protein, whose amino-acid sequence MKTITISDDVYEKLLRLKGKKSFSAIIDELISKSVEKRIDMLIEAAEATGYESELEKISKEIRKKFRVRL is encoded by the coding sequence ATGAAAACGATAACAATATCCGATGACGTTTACGAGAAGCTCCTCAGATTGAAGGGGAAAAAGAGCTTCAGTGCCATCATAGACGAACTGATATCAAAAAGCGTGGAAAAGAGAATAGATATGCTCATTGAGGCTGCTGAGGCCACAGGATACGAGAGTGAGCTCGAAAAGATATCTAAGGAAATCAGAAAGAAATTCAGGGTGAGACTTTGA
- a CDS encoding integrase, which translates to MHQKYNGYNERIKFEDIDYEDFELFWTAERKMKTSKGRVKRLYNVLRKVLSGKVINEESLREGFHKTTNKKDYVNAVRVLLEYLKVRKLMPREVVQEILEQPFLTPIRSKRRGIYLKDEEIRQAYEWLKEKWKDKDTELLFKLLVFSGIRLDHALDLLYNFDPRKLEFKGRVARYPLTNISNEIKSGEYAFMPAEFARKLKKIKKKLNYQTWENRINVKRWRGDEKYKKSRVDANAIRKWFGNFCLSHDVSESATEYFMGHAIKGMGGKAYFDLRDKLSWREYEKIVDKFPIPP; encoded by the coding sequence TTGCACCAAAAATATAATGGCTACAATGAAAGAATAAAGTTTGAAGATATTGATTACGAGGATTTTGAGCTTTTCTGGACGGCAGAGAGGAAAATGAAAACCAGCAAGGGGAGAGTTAAGAGATTATACAATGTTCTCAGGAAGGTTCTATCTGGAAAGGTGATCAATGAGGAATCTCTGAGGGAAGGATTCCACAAAACAACAAACAAGAAGGATTACGTGAATGCTGTAAGGGTTCTGCTGGAGTATCTGAAGGTTAGGAAGCTAATGCCAAGGGAAGTCGTTCAGGAGATCCTTGAACAACCATTCTTAACACCAATAAGATCAAAGAGGAGAGGAATCTATCTGAAGGATGAGGAGATCAGGCAGGCTTATGAGTGGTTAAAAGAGAAGTGGAAGGATAAAGATACCGAACTATTGTTCAAACTGCTTGTGTTCTCAGGGATAAGGCTTGATCATGCTCTGGATCTGCTCTATAACTTTGATCCAAGGAAGCTTGAGTTTAAGGGGAGAGTTGCAAGGTATCCATTAACCAATATTAGCAATGAGATCAAATCTGGAGAGTATGCATTCATGCCGGCAGAGTTTGCAAGGAAGCTGAAGAAAATCAAAAAGAAGCTCAATTACCAAACGTGGGAGAACAGGATCAACGTTAAGAGATGGAGGGGAGATGAGAAATACAAAAAGAGCAGAGTTGATGCGAATGCCATCAGGAAATGGTTTGGGAACTTCTGCTTAAGCCATGATGTTTCTGAATCTGCAACGGAATACTTCATGGGGCATGCAATAAAGGGAATGGGAGGAAAGGCTTACTTTGATCTCAGGGATAAGCTGAGCTGGAGGGAATATGAGAAGATTGTTGATAAATTCCCAATTCCACCCTAA
- a CDS encoding type II toxin-antitoxin system VapC family toxin has protein sequence MKLLLDTSFLIELKRENKNALRALEERKEACEDLMVSEITIYELTVGAKFVWKKHGDAKELIKIREMLKALTRVPVDEEVVERASEVKSSLMLKGIDVPDIDILIASSDPDCEILTFDRDFERLKEVGIKVTVLDKQ, from the coding sequence TTGAAGCTCCTGCTGGATACTTCGTTTCTGATAGAGCTGAAAAGAGAGAACAAAAATGCACTGAGAGCGCTTGAAGAGAGGAAAGAAGCGTGTGAGGACCTGATGGTGAGCGAAATAACAATTTACGAACTCACTGTTGGTGCAAAGTTCGTCTGGAAGAAGCACGGAGATGCAAAAGAGCTAATCAAAATCAGAGAGATGCTGAAAGCACTTACAAGAGTTCCCGTGGACGAAGAGGTTGTAGAGCGAGCCTCTGAAGTGAAGTCGTCACTCATGCTTAAAGGCATAGACGTCCCCGACATTGACATCCTCATCGCAAGCAGCGATCCGGACTGCGAGATTCTCACATTCGACAGAGACTTTGAGAGACTGAAAGAGGTGGGAATAAAGGTCACGGTGCTTGACAAACAGTAA
- a CDS encoding type II toxin-antitoxin system VapC family toxin, protein MLVIDTFVFVDYLFERNDDRNKKATEFLGSIGGLTVFIPKIFLIELISVAKRLGINISKEDVEELVADFEVLSEDFVFDEAFNVAEQVHPRAADSYFIATAKLTNSILISSDRLMVANGRKYGVDAYYLLDELNGALEAVRKLKEEGQT, encoded by the coding sequence ATGCTCGTTATTGATACCTTTGTTTTCGTGGATTATCTTTTTGAGAGAAATGATGATAGAAATAAAAAGGCAACTGAGTTTTTGGGTTCAATTGGTGGTTTAACTGTTTTTATACCCAAGATATTCCTCATTGAGTTAATTTCTGTTGCAAAGAGGCTTGGAATTAATATTTCGAAAGAAGATGTTGAAGAACTCGTTGCCGACTTTGAAGTTCTTTCTGAGGATTTTGTGTTTGACGAGGCTTTTAATGTTGCCGAGCAAGTCCATCCCAGAGCTGCAGATTCATATTTCATTGCAACTGCTAAATTAACGAACTCTATTCTGATATCTTCCGACAGATTGATGGTTGCTAATGGTCGGAAATATGGGGTTGATGCATATTACTTACTCGACGAATTGAACGGAGCTTTGGAAGCGGTTAGAAAGTTGAAAGAGGAGGGGCAAACATAA
- a CDS encoding nucleotidyltransferase domain-containing protein — MRVEAERVVEELSRKLKEEFESRIDLVILFGSYARDEMNEESDMDVLVVGDVTLSEVIDVTYPLSLKYGIYISPIVMSREHFEMLRAEETGFIKNVLSEGVTVYARV; from the coding sequence ATGAGGGTTGAAGCCGAAAGAGTAGTTGAAGAGCTCTCCAGGAAACTTAAAGAAGAGTTTGAAAGTAGGATAGATCTGGTTATCCTCTTCGGCTCGTATGCGAGAGATGAGATGAATGAAGAAAGCGATATGGATGTTCTTGTGGTTGGAGACGTAACGCTCAGTGAGGTTATCGATGTAACCTATCCTCTCTCACTCAAATACGGGATTTACATCTCACCGATTGTGATGAGCAGAGAGCATTTCGAGATGCTGAGGGCTGAAGAAACTGGGTTCATAAAAAACGTTCTCAGCGAGGGAGTAACGGTCTATGCCAGAGTATGA